The nucleotide sequence CGGGTAGGAGCGCACCCGCGATCCATGCCGGCGCGGACAGGCCGACCCAGAAGAACAGCCGCACCGCGCTGGCCTGTGCCTCGTGGCCATGCAGAAAGTAGATGGCGATGGCGAGGCCACCAAGCCGGATGGTGAGGTACGCACCGGCGAAGACCAGGCCCCGCTGGCCGAACGCCTCCGGCGCCGCAGCCGCCAGCACGAGGGCGCCGAACATGATCGGCATGGTGAGCAGTTGCACCAGCGGATGTCGCGGGTCGAACGCGTCCAGCAACCTCGTCGTAGCGCCCCACAGATGCAACACGGCGAACAGCAACACCAGCGTCTGGAACGCGCCAGCCCAACTCAGCTGCTCGAGCAGCTGGCGGGAGAGTTGAAAGAACACGAGGACGAACACCAGGTCGAAGAACAGCTCCAGGAACGCCGTCCGCGCCTGCTCCGGTCGTCGCAGAAGCTTGCTCGCCCTGCCCGTCGTCATCGTTTGCCCGTTCCTCCTTGCCGTTTCTGCCGGTCTCCGCCGTAGCACCGCCCTTGGCGTAACAGCTCAGCGCGGCTGGTCGCCGTGCCCGGGGTCGTGAGGTGGTTGATCCGGGCCGGCGTGCGTCGCCGGAACGAACTCCCGCAGCAGGATCTTGACGATTCCGGCGGCGGGTATGGCCAGCAGCGCTCCCACCAGGCCGCCGAGCTGAGCGGCGGCGAGCACGCTGACCAGCACGGTCAACGGGTTCAGCTGCACCGCGTGGGACATGATGGCCGGTTGCAGCACGTGGTTCTCGAACTGCTGGTAGACCACGAAGAAGACCAGCACGATCACCCCGGCGGTCGGGGAGTGCAGGAAGCCCGCACCGCCCGCGACAATCGCCCCGAGGGTCGCACCCACCATCGGGATCAGATCGGCGACGGCGACCAACAGCGCGACCACGGCGGCGTACGGCACGCCGGTGAGCACGAGCACCACGAAGGTCAGCACGCCGCAAATAAGGCTGATCAAGAGGTTTCCGCTCACGTAGCCGGTGATGGTGCGAGCCGACTCTCGACCGACGCGGTGCAGCCGTTCCGCCCGGGCGCCACCGCCGGCCAGGGCCAGCGTCCGGGCGGTGATCTGCGGGGTCTGCACCACGATCAGATACGCCAGCACCACCACGGACAGCATCCCCGCGACGCCCTGTGCCGCCCCGCGGGCCAGCCCGAGCGTCGAGCGGCCGAGTTGACCGCCGAAGCGCCGGAACTCGTCGGCGTGCGCCTCGGCGTACCGGCGAACGTGGAACCGCTCCAGCAGTTCGCCGACGGGGCCCCGCCCTGCCCGTACCTCGCGCAACAGGTCGGGCGCCTGGTGGGCGAACCGGGCCAGTTCGTTCACCAGGGGCACGACGAGGACCACGGTGAGCGCAGCGAGCACCACCAAGGCAGCCAGGAACACCAGCAGCGCGGCCGCCGCCCGCCGCCGGACCAGTCGTTGCTGCACCCGGTTCACCAGTGGATTCAGGGCCACCGCGAGAAACGCTGCCGCCACCAGCCAGCCCAGCACCAGCCGGGTCTGCCAGACCAAGGCCAACCCGACCAGAGTGGCGAGGACCAGACCGATGACGATCAGCGCCCGGCGGGCCGTGAACCGGTCGTCGGCAGTGCTCATTGGGCACGACTACCCTCTGCAAGGAGAAGGAAAGCCAGCGGAGCAGTCTCGATCCCTCAGGGCGTCAGGCGAACGGGTTCGACGCGAGGGCATCGAGCGGTGCCTGCTTGCCGAAGTCATCATGTCGGTCGCGGTGGAACTCGTGCATCCGAACGGCGTCGGCCTCCAAAGACAGGCTCATTTAGGTCGGCTACGCGCAGGTCGGCGTGAAGTTGTCCACGTTTGAGTGTCTTTTGCGGGCCATGATCCCTCTCCGAGCCCGTTGTGCGCGTGGCCCCGATTGTCCGACTGGCCCACAGAGGCCAGTACCTAATCGGCAGACTTGTATGCCAGCCACTCGAGTGGGCGAATGGGCCGCTGGTGGGTCCGCCTCTCAGGAACAGGGCGGCCGCCGCACCAAAACCATGTTCCTTCGCCTGAAGGCTTCCGCGACGGGACAGTTGGTCGGTGCCCTGCCGGTCCGGAATGAGGTAGCTGACGGCGCCGGTGCTGGTGCGGGTGTGCGTAGTGCCTGGGCGATCCGGTGTGGGTGGACGCGGCGGGTCATTCGCCAGCGGATCGCGTGGTCGGCGAGCAGGTAGGTGATCACGCCGACGAAGAGGGCCAGGTGCGGGAGGGTGTTGAGCGGGGCGCCCGGTGCGATCAGGCCCCAGCTGCCCAGCACGGACATCGTTTTGCCGAGCCCGAGCGAGACGAGGACGATGCCGGCGATCATCGGCAGGTGCGCAGCAGCGCGTAGGCGTCCTGAGCCAGCGCCGCCCGCCGGTCTGTGCCGCTCGCCGCCAGCACCCGCGCACCGTAGCTGGCGGTCGTGCTGAAGTAGATCCACCAGAGTGCGGCGAGCAGGGCCGTGCCCAGTGCGGCGGCGACGCCCCACTCTGCCAACAAGCCGTCCCCGCGACCGTGGATCGCCTCAGTCGGCGTGCGGTGTCGACAGAATGGCGGCTCACCCGGGTCGGGCAGCGCGCGGCTCGCCACGAAGGGCGGCCAGGGCACGCGGGGCTCTAGCGCAGGGCAACCTCGCCCGCGCGGACGGCGCGCATTGCGCGCTCGACAGTCTCCTGATTTTCGCCGACCGGAGCCACGTAGTCGACGACGTCGCGCGCAGCGTCGTACCCGAGCATTCGGGTGATCACCCAGGTGGCGAGATACTGGGACGCCAGGCATCCGCCCGCCGTGGCGATGTTCCCCTCGGCGTGGAACGGCGCGTCCAGCACGGTGACATTGCAGGCTTCGACGAACGGCCGGCTCTTCCTGTCCGTGCACGCCGGCATGCCGTCGAGCAGCCCGAGCCGCGCGAGCACCAGCGCGCCCGAGCACTGCGCGCCGATCAGCTGTCGCGAAGGATCGAGTGCCAGCCTGGAGATCAGCCGGTCGTCGGCGACCACCTCGCGCGCCTTCACCCCACTACCGATCAGCACGACGTCGGCCTCGGTCACGAACTCGATCGGGCGCTGCCCGGTCACCTCGACGCCGTTCATCGACGTGACCACAGGCGTCGGCGTCGTGATGAAAGCCTCCAAGCCGTTCTGACGGCACCGGTTGATCAGCGCGGAAGCGATAAAGCTGTCGAGCTCGTTGAACCCGTCGAAGGTGACCACGGCTACCTGCATCACAACTCCCTGAGTACGGCGTCAGGTCCCCACTCTCCCTGGCGCGCCCGCGCCGGGCCGAGGGCCAATCAGCGGCTCGCGGCATGTCCACGGTCGATGGCGACGCGAATTTGAGAGGTACGCAGCGTTATGAGTGCTTCGACCGTTACAAGGCTAGTCCGGTGATGCAGACGATCTGGGGAGCTGTGCGTGGATTCGTACCCTGCTGTCGAGGCTCACGGCCTGATCGGTGATCTGCAGACGGCGGCGCTGGTGGCTATGGACGGGACGCTGGACTGGTTCTCCGGGCCCGTAACGGCACCTTCTCGACGACACCTGGGTGAGCAGGAGCTCGCCGTTCGTGCCTGGCGATCTGTGCCCCCGGGCTTCCCCACCTAGGATGCCCTCGCGTATGCATGGTCATGAGGCGAGCTGCCGCAGCACCGTGGGATCGGTGATCGTGTCGTCGGCGGCGAGCATGATCGCCTTCGACAGGATCGTCGACAGCATCGGGTCGTCCTCGAACGGCAGGTGCAGCCGCCCCGTGCCCCCACGTGCGGGAACGATGCAAAGGTAGGCATCGTTGGGCTCCATCATGATGTTGCCCGAGCCGAGGTGGATCCGGTAGCCGCGCAGGTTCCCGCGTACGTGCAGGTATCGGTCCGCGAGGGTGACCCGCCCGGCGATGGCCATGCGGGGGAGCAGGCGGGCCAGGGCGTCCCGGCGCACCTCCGCCGACGGGGTCAGCGCCCCGACCACGGTGCTGTGCCAGTAGTCCCGGAACCGGTCCTCGCCGCGGTCTGCCCACTGCGGGTCGGTGGCGATCGAGGTGACGCCGACGAACAGGTCCACGTCCCGCATCGCCTCGGTGAACACCAGCAGCGGTACGTCCGCGAGCGGTGCGGGCTGCCACGTCGCGCCGTCCTGTCGGGCGAAGCGCACCTGGTCGGTGGAGCAGTAGTGGACGTCGTAGTCGCGTGGATCGTCGGTGTCGACCAGTTGGTGGTGGAAGGACGCCCGCCACGCACCACCGCCGAAGAGCTTCGTGGCTTCGCTGTCGTACCCACCGTCCCACGTGCCGAGGTAGCCGGCCTGCCAGCCGCGGGCGCGCATGAGCGCGTTCGCCTGGCGGTAGCGCAGGATGTGCGCGGCGAACCGGTTGGAGTAGGAACTGGTCCGCTCCTCGGCCGGCGTGAGCAGGTAGACCTCGCGAAAGGCCTGCTTGAACGGCTGCGTCAGGCCGGTGGCGAGCACCCGTTCACGCCAGGCGAGGGTCTCATCCACACCGGCGCGGATGGGGTGCCACAGCCGGACCCGGTCACCGCGCGCCGGCCGCCCGTCGAGACCGGCGATCGTCCACTCGTCGCCGTCTTCCCAAGGCAGGCCGGCCGACCAGTCGCGCCCGTCGGTGCTGGTCTCCCAGATCAGCCGCCGCCCGTACGTCCCGGTGATCGGGTGGTCCAGGAAGCGGGACACCCAGTCCGGGTACGCCCAAGTGCGCGCCTCGGACAGCAGCGCCTCCACCCGCTGGCGCTCGGCGGTCAGGGTCGCGTTGATGCCCTTCACCCCGTCGCGCAGTTGCTTCAGCTCGTCGGCGTGCGTCTCCTTGAGCGCGACCGGGACGCCCTTGAGCGACGACGTCACCGCGAGCGAAGGTCAGACGCGCCTTCTCGCCCACGACCCGCACCGTCGCCTCGTACGCGCCCACCTGGGTCCGCCGGCTCCCGGCGGAGTCGAGCCCGTGGTCGTCGACGGCGAGTTCCATCACCTCACTGAGTGACCACCCCCGCAGGGCGCCCAGGCGGGCCAGCGCGGACTGCACCCGACCGCGCACCGCCTTGTTCTTCACGGTCACCGCGAGCCGCGCCAAAGTCCGCACCGGCGCCTCACCGTCGCGCCCCGCGAGCAGTTGCACGGCCGCGATCGCGGTGCGCTGGGCGTGCGGGAAACCGGACGCCTGGCGGGGCGCGGCCGAGGCGGTGGCGGTGACCCTGGCCAGCAGGTCCGTCGCCGCCTCGTCCGACTCCCGCGACAGCGCCCACACCAGGCCACGGAGGAGACGGTCCGAGTCGTCGTGCACGGAATGCCGGTGGGCGGCGAACGCTTCCAGGATGCCGCGAACTGCCGTCTTCCCGTCGGTCGTGAGGAGCTCGTCGAGGAGGCGCAGCCATTTGGCCGGTGCCGCCGGCTTGTCGAGCGAGGCGCAGTGCGCCAGCAGCTCGGGCACACCCGGCGCGGCGAGGACGTCCCCCAAGGCGGCGCGCACGAGCGGACCGAACTCGTCCCCGTTGTGCAGCAACCAGGACGGCACGCGGCGACCGGTGGCGCGGTCGAGCGCCTGCCCGATCAGCACGGCGACGCGCCGCCGCGGCCCGGCTGCCATGAAGTCGTCCTCGGCGATCTCGTCGAACAGGGCCGAGAGCGCCGGCGCCAGATCGGCCAGGTCCGCGGGAGCCAGACGCACGGCGATCGTCGCCGGCAACTCCAGGTGGGCGCCGTTGTCGTAGCCGTGCCCCCGTCCGGCAACCTCCAGACACCACAGGAGATCCGCCCGGGTCCAGTCGTGCTCGCCGTCGGCGAGACTCCGCAGGACGTCGTTCAGCGCGGAAGGGATCGAGCCGGCCGCGGCCTCCAGGTGCACGGCCAGCGCGGCGCGGCGGCGAAGCTCCGCCGGCCACGACTCGGTGACGGCCCACTCGGGCGTGCGGGTCACCGACGACGTCCAGTAGTAGGTGGTTGTTGTCCGGAGCAGCGGCCGAACCTGGGCATCGGCTTCGGCGATCCCGGTCTCCACCTGCCGGCGATCCGCCGCGCTCAGCGCGGGAAGCAACCGCGTCCAGTCACCCACGTCAGCCACCCACCAGGGGAACGAGCCGCACGAAGGCCACCTCGGGATCCCCGAACAGGTCGATCTCCTCGTTCAGATCCTCGACCTGGCGGTCACCCACCAGCAGCACGAAGCCATTGCGGGCGAAGGCGGCACACGCCGCGTCCGCCTGACGCTCCCAGTCCAGCCGCCGGCCGCGACCGACCCGATAGCCGTTCAACGTCGCCTCCGCGTCGGTCGGCCGCACCAGACCCCGGAAGACGTCGGCCTGGCCGGCATTGAACCGCGCCACCTCCTCGCGGACGCGCAACCGGACCAGCTCCCGCGCGGAGATGCGCCCCGGCAGACCGGTCAACGGCCACTGATCGATCGCCCTGCCCGTCGCTGTCTCGTCCCGAACCGTCACCGTGGCCATTCCGCCGTGCTCCTTGCCTTGAGGTGAGCGGCATCATGGCACGACGGTCCGACGGAACCGTTCGTTCAGCCGCCTGGGCAGCGGGTGTCACCGCCGCTGTGTTCCACGCAGTGCCCCGGCGGGCCGGGCGTCGTCACGGCCGGCGCCGGATCGAGGTCCCGGCCGGCGAGCAGGGCGAACGGTACGGCGGGCACGGCGATCACGACGGCCAGCACCAGGAAAACGACCGCGGTGCGTACCAGCCGCAGTTGGTACGCCACGAGCGCGATGAGGGCCGGCCCGGCGGTCGCCACCAACGCGGCGACCAGCACCGCCACGTTCGCCCGACGTCTGAGGTCCTCGAACTCGCCGGGCTGGTCGCCGTAGCTGACGCTCCACTGCTCCAGGCCGATGCCCACCCACCACACGGCCGCCGTGATCAGCCCGCAGACCCAGAGCAGGAACAGGAATCCCACGATCGGGCCACCCCGTCGACCTGTGCCGACCGCTTCAGACGTCATGCGGTCAGCGTGGACGGCCTAACCCCGGCCGAGCATGAGTCGGCGTACTCAGGTTCGCTCGGATCCCGGCCACTGACCCGATCTTCACCACAACCTGCTTCCACTCGTCCCGGAGGGGTTGCCCGGTCGCAGCGTTGTGCTGGTCGCTCACTGCACGGCGCTCGAAGCGCGGGCCGAAGCTCAGTACATCAGTTCCCAGCCTGGCTGGTGCACTCCTGGCGGCCAAGATGGCCGGCCACCCGCACGTGATTACCGACGGCACGCTGATCGAGACCGACCGCTGCCAGACCCTTGGCCCGACCCCCGGAGTCGACCTGTGGTGGCCGGGCGAACACAACAACCACGGCGGCAATGTGCAAGTACTCACCATGCCCGACGGATGGCCACTGTGGACCTCCGACGTATGCCCCGGCCGCGAACACGACACCACCTGCCTGCCCGCCCACACCGAACTATTGCCGTCCATCCAGGCCTGGGTCAGCGAGGACCTGGCCACGCTGAGCGACCTCGGTTACGAAGGCGAAGCCGACACGATCACCGTGCCGATCAAGAAGCCACAGGGCGGCAAGCTCACCGAGGATCAGAAGGCTCACAACCGTGACCACAGCCGCAAACGCGGACCGGGTGAACGCGGAAACTCCCTGCTCAAGATGACCTTCAAGGCACTGCGCAACGTCAGCGTCAGCCCGTGGGACATCGGCGACATCACCCGCGCGGCGCTCGTGCTCCTGCACATCGAATACGGACGAACCGCATGATCACGAACCGTCACCGAGGAGTTTGCTCGGAATAGCTCACTGCTTCGCGGCCTACAGAACTCGTCGTGTTGATCTAGGGTGATGCGATGACCGCCAAGCCCGTGACGACAGTACTGTTCGACTTCGCCTGGACTCTGTTCGCCAGCGACTCGAAGCGCTGGGTGGGCAACGCGGTGGCGTCGATCGACCGGACATTGGCTGCCGGCGAGGCGCACCGTATTGCTGGCGACTTCGCGGAACTGTTGCGGGCGACGGCCACGGATCCGGCCCACATCGCCCGGGATCTGGATCCGCGAGTCTGGGATCGGGCGATCCTCGCCGTGCTGGAACAGATTCCTGGGGTGGACCAGGCGCTGGCATCGGTCTTGCACGAAACACGCGCCGAAGCGATCGAGCCGTACGCCGACACCGTCGCCACCCTGTCCGCATTGCGTGATAGCGGTGTTCGCATCGGCGTCGTCAGCAACGTCGGCTGGGACATCCGCAAATGCTTTGCGCGGCACGGACTCGAAGGCTATGTCGATGCGTTCGTGCTGTCCTACGAGGTCGGCTTCGTCAAACCGGACCCTCGGATCTGGGGCGCCGCCCTCGAAGCCCTCCATGCCGCACCGGGCCAGACCCTGATGGTCGGTGATCATCCCGCCGGCGACGGCGGATCGGTTTCCGCCGGCATACCAGCGCTGATCCTGCCAATGGTGGATTCGCCCGCGCAGAAACGCGGCTTCGAATGCGTGCTCAGGCTTGCCCAGGTTGCGTCCTGACAGGTCTGTCGCTGGCATTCACGTGAAGCTCCTTGTGAAGTTGATCTCTCGGCAGAGACCTTCTTCATTTGGGAGCTTCACTCATATCTGTTGCAGCCGACCACGTCGGCGTGTCGTGATAGGACATCCAAGAGCGTCACAGACCGCGATCACCACGTTGCGCGGAAAGGCTACTTCCTCGCCGAAGGCACGGCGCTGGCCTTGCGAGCACACTTGCTTGCCACGGCTCGCCCGGAGCTCCTGGTAGCCGCAGACGTGAAGCGACACGGCGGCCCCGGACCTGGTGTGCTGGCAGTGGCAGCCCGGCCAGGTCTGGGTCTGGCAGCTCCGCTACCTGCACGACCCTGGAACACCACAGCACTGGCCCCCCGCCGCTGTGCTCGCCGCAGTTGTCGCCGACCCGCTGTCGGCCGGCCTCGAGCTCGACGAAGCCTCAGCTGCCGTCCACGAGGCCGAGGCCGGCCTGCCGCGCCCGAATGATTGCCTGGGCCCGGTCCGCGACCCGCAGTTTGGCGAAGATGTTCGTCACGTGGTTGCGGACGGTCTTGTCGGACAGGTTCAACCGCCGGGCGATTTCCCGATTTCCGAGCCCCGCCGCGATCAGGTCGAGGACCTCCCGCTCGCGATCGGTGAGCATCGGGAACGGTCGGCCGGGCCGGTCCCCGCGGCGGTGGGCTGCGAGGACGCGCAGGACGCCGGCCGCGATGCCGGAGCCGAATAGCGCCTCGCCGGCCGCCACCGCGCGGATCGCGCCCACGATCCGATCTCCGTCCGCACCCTTGACCACATAGCCTCTGGCACCGGCGCGCAGCGCCGCGATGACGGACTCGTCGTCGTCGAACATCGTCAGCACCAGCACGGCGACCTCGGGTGCGGCGGCAACCAGTCGTCGGGTCGCCTCGACGCCGTTGACGACCGGCATGTGCAGGTCCATCAGCACGACGTCCGGACGCAGCCGTACGGCGAGGTCGAGGGCGTCAGCTCCGTGCTCGGCTGCGGCGAGCACCTCGATGTCGGGGGCGTCCTCGAGCACACCGGTCAGGCCCGCACGGAAGACCGGGTGGTCATCGGCGATGAGTACGCGGATCACGATGCGACCACCGGGAGGACTGCCTCCACCTGAGTTCCCTGCCCCTGCCGGAACGTCACTGTGCACCGCCCGCCCAACTCCTCGGCGCGTTCCCGCATGGAGGCCAGACCGACGCCGAACGCCGCCGGAGCCACCCCGCTGCCGTCGTCCCAGACAGTGATGAGCAGCGCGTCGTGCTGGCTGACCGAAACCCGGCAGGTGCGGGCACCAGCATGCCGGACCGCGTTGGTCATCGCCTCCAACGCGATCCGGTAGGCCGCCACCTCCACTGCGGCGGGAAGCCCGTACGGCCTTCCGGGCAGATCCTCCTCCACCAGCACGGTCGGCGCCGTGGTGGCCGCGTTGAACACCTCGGCGTGGCGGCGCAGCGCGTCGACCAAGCCGCCCTGGTCAAGGGTGGGCGGGCGCAGATCGGCAACGATCCGCCGGACCTCCTCGACGCACGCCGCGCACTGTTCCCGCAGCTCCGCGAGCAGGGGCCCCGCTTCGGGCCCGTCGCGGTGCGCGCGCCGCGCCGCGGTCTCCAGGCCGAGGGTGATGCCCGCCAGCGCCGGCCCCATGCCGTCGTGCAGCTCGCGACGGATGCGCAGGCGCTCCTCCTCGCGGGCCATGATGACCCGCTCGCGGGAGCGGCGCAGGTCCCGGGTCACGCGGACGCCGTGGGCGGCGACCCCGGCCTGGCGGGCAAACGCCTCCAGCAGCCGCCGGTCCGCTGGCGACAGGTCCTGCTCACCACGGCGAGGTCCGACAATGAGTACGCCGACCGGCTCGCCGGAGTAGGTCAGCGGGAACTCGACGGTGCCGGCGATTGGCTCGCCGGCCGTGTAGGCCGGGGTCGCCTCGGCCGTCAACCGCACGGCCGCGTACGGCAGCCGCAGCGTCGCCCGTACGGTGTCCACGACCGCCGGCAGCACGGCATCGACGTCCATCGTCTGGGCCAGCCGCTCCCCGAACGACGTCAGGGCGGCCAGCGGGTCGTCTCGCCGCCCGTACAGCAACCGCTCCACCGCCAACTGCACCCGGTGCCGCACCCCGGCCAGCAGCAGCGCGGCGACCGCCGCCACCAGGGCCGGCCCGACACCGGGGCCCAGGTTCGCCCCCAACGCCGCCGCGGCCAGCAGGTACGCCGCCAGAGCCACACCGGTCAGCAGTGCGTAGACCAGCGCGCGGGACAGCACCGTCTCGATGTCGAAGAGTTGGTGCCGGACGACGCCCACCGTCAACGCGGCTACCGCCGCGACGTGCAGGGCGAACGTCACCACGTCCGACCACGGGCCCTGGGTGGCGGTCAAGATGAGGGCGAGCGCTGCGACGAACCATGCGTCCTGGCGCCGCCGCGCCGGCTCGGCGCGGCGCATGCCCAGCACGACGGCGACGACCGCCACCGCCCCGACCGCAACCGCCACGAAGAACGCCACCAGCACGACCGTCAGCTGCGGCCCGTCGGGTAGCGGAAGGTCGAGCGGATTGTGGTACGCCCCGCCCGTCTCACCGGCGACGACCTGATCGACGGTGGCGATTCCCACGATGGCCACCGTGCCGCTCGTAAGCGCCACCGCGGCCGGCGCCCGCCAGCCTGGCGAGCGTAGCCGTCCGTCCGGGAACAGCAGCGGAAGCGCGACCACCATCAGCAGGAACGCGGGCAGCCACAGCCAGACGGCCAGTGCGGCGACGCCCGCGCCGGGCAACGCGCCCGGCCGGGTGAACAGCGTGTACGTGACGTACTCCGCCGCCGTCGAGCTGGCAGCCGCGCACAGCCCGGCGGCCCCGAGCACCCAACCCAGCCGGTTGGCCGGCTGGCGACGCAGCACCAACGCGCCGACCACGCCGAACGCCAAGCCGGCCACCCAGGTGTTGGCCTGGTTTCCGGACAGGAACGAGGCTAGCCGGCCATGGCTGCTCCAGACCCCCCACAGGGTCATCGTGGAGAGCATGACCGTGACTCCCGCGACGACGGCGGGAGCCACCAGCGGACGTCGCAGCCTCATTGTTTCCTCATTCTGCCGCGCGGCGCGTCCGCGTAGCTAGGCGCTCCGGCGCCGCTCGGGCGCTGTCCTGGCCGCAAGTCGGGACCACGCTCCCTGTAAACCGGGACACGAGGCGACAGACGCTGCCCCCGTGAACCCCAACAGATGACCCGGACGCAACGAGCGCGCCTGAAGCTCGTGCCGCGTGCCGAACCGGGTCAGGCTGAAAACCGAGTCGGTCACATGCCGGCGCGGGACCTCGGCAACCGGTACCCGGGACAGGGGCTTACGCAAGCTCACTAACGGTTCTTATCGTCCGGAGGAGCCGATAATGATCAAGCGACTGTCCACGCTCGCCGCCGCCGTGCTCGCGGCGGCGGTGGCGACCCCGTCCATCGGGGCACACGCCGATGGACGGGGAAGCGCCCAACCGACCCTGCTTGGTCGCGCCGTGCTGCCGGTCGAGACGTACGCTCCCGGCCCGCCCTCGGGGACCCTCTTGCCTCCCGGGACCGTCAACGGGATCACGTTCCCGCTGCCTGCGCAGCCGGTCGAGGGGTTCTCGGCAATCGTCGACGGCCGACACCCGGGGGAATACCTCGCCATGCCAGACAACGGGTTCGGCGGCAAGGCGAACTCGACGGACTTCCTCATCCGCGCCTACTACATCCGGCCGGACCTGAGGACCGCCAAGGGCGGGAGCGGCGAGGTCGAGGTCGATTT is from Micromonospora terminaliae and encodes:
- a CDS encoding AI-2E family transporter, with the translated sequence MSTADDRFTARRALIVIGLVLATLVGLALVWQTRLVLGWLVAAAFLAVALNPLVNRVQQRLVRRRAAAALLVFLAALVVLAALTVVLVVPLVNELARFAHQAPDLLREVRAGRGPVGELLERFHVRRYAEAHADEFRRFGGQLGRSTLGLARGAAQGVAGMLSVVVLAYLIVVQTPQITARTLALAGGGARAERLHRVGRESARTITGYVSGNLLISLICGVLTFVVLVLTGVPYAAVVALLVAVADLIPMVGATLGAIVAGGAGFLHSPTAGVIVLVFFVVYQQFENHVLQPAIMSHAVQLNPLTVLVSVLAAAQLGGLVGALLAIPAAGIVKILLREFVPATHAGPDQPPHDPGHGDQPR
- a CDS encoding DJ-1/PfpI family protein; translation: MQVAVVTFDGFNELDSFIASALINRCRQNGLEAFITTPTPVVTSMNGVEVTGQRPIEFVTEADVVLIGSGVKAREVVADDRLISRLALDPSRQLIGAQCSGALVLARLGLLDGMPACTDRKSRPFVEACNVTVLDAPFHAEGNIATAGGCLASQYLATWVITRMLGYDAARDVVDYVAPVGENQETVERAMRAVRAGEVALR
- a CDS encoding DUF4132 domain-containing protein, producing MTSSLKGVPVALKETHADELKQLRDGVKGINATLTAERQRVEALLSEARTWAYPDWVSRFLDHPITGTYGRRLIWETSTDGRDWSAGLPWEDGDEWTIAGLDGRPARGDRVRLWHPIRAGVDETLAWRERVLATGLTQPFKQAFREVYLLTPAEERTSSYSNRFAAHILRYRQANALMRARGWQAGYLGTWDGGYDSEATKLFGGGAWRASFHHQLVDTDDPRDYDVHYCSTDQVRFARQDGATWQPAPLADVPLLVFTEAMRDVDLFVGVTSIATDPQWADRGEDRFRDYWHSTVVGALTPSAEVRRDALARLLPRMAIAGRVTLADRYLHVRGNLRGYRIHLGSGNIMMEPNDAYLCIVPARGGTGRLHLPFEDDPMLSTILSKAIMLAADDTITDPTVLRQLAS
- a CDS encoding HAD family hydrolase — translated: MTAKPVTTVLFDFAWTLFASDSKRWVGNAVASIDRTLAAGEAHRIAGDFAELLRATATDPAHIARDLDPRVWDRAILAVLEQIPGVDQALASVLHETRAEAIEPYADTVATLSALRDSGVRIGVVSNVGWDIRKCFARHGLEGYVDAFVLSYEVGFVKPDPRIWGAALEALHAAPGQTLMVGDHPAGDGGSVSAGIPALILPMVDSPAQKRGFECVLRLAQVAS
- a CDS encoding response regulator gives rise to the protein MIRVLIADDHPVFRAGLTGVLEDAPDIEVLAAAEHGADALDLAVRLRPDVVLMDLHMPVVNGVEATRRLVAAAPEVAVLVLTMFDDDESVIAALRAGARGYVVKGADGDRIVGAIRAVAAGEALFGSGIAAGVLRVLAAHRRGDRPGRPFPMLTDREREVLDLIAAGLGNREIARRLNLSDKTVRNHVTNIFAKLRVADRAQAIIRARQAGLGLVDGS
- a CDS encoding GAF domain-containing sensor histidine kinase, with product MRLRRPLVAPAVVAGVTVMLSTMTLWGVWSSHGRLASFLSGNQANTWVAGLAFGVVGALVLRRQPANRLGWVLGAAGLCAAASSTAAEYVTYTLFTRPGALPGAGVAALAVWLWLPAFLLMVVALPLLFPDGRLRSPGWRAPAAVALTSGTVAIVGIATVDQVVAGETGGAYHNPLDLPLPDGPQLTVVLVAFFVAVAVGAVAVVAVVLGMRRAEPARRRQDAWFVAALALILTATQGPWSDVVTFALHVAAVAALTVGVVRHQLFDIETVLSRALVYALLTGVALAAYLLAAAALGANLGPGVGPALVAAVAALLLAGVRHRVQLAVERLLYGRRDDPLAALTSFGERLAQTMDVDAVLPAVVDTVRATLRLPYAAVRLTAEATPAYTAGEPIAGTVEFPLTYSGEPVGVLIVGPRRGEQDLSPADRRLLEAFARQAGVAAHGVRVTRDLRRSRERVIMAREEERLRIRRELHDGMGPALAGITLGLETAARRAHRDGPEAGPLLAELREQCAACVEEVRRIVADLRPPTLDQGGLVDALRRHAEVFNAATTAPTVLVEEDLPGRPYGLPAAVEVAAYRIALEAMTNAVRHAGARTCRVSVSQHDALLITVWDDGSGVAPAAFGVGLASMRERAEELGGRCTVTFRQGQGTQVEAVLPVVAS